The Terriglobales bacterium genome includes a region encoding these proteins:
- a CDS encoding PilZ domain-containing protein, producing the protein MFNNGNISELRSAVRFPLRLPMFIKTSSVSLSGRTQNISACGVLFDTDTDMSVGANIEFTISIPADVIGTPSNVQVSGAGRVVRCAAEDGRRAVAAVIDEYRFERG; encoded by the coding sequence GTGTTCAACAACGGAAACATCTCGGAATTGCGGAGCGCAGTTCGTTTCCCCCTACGGCTGCCGATGTTTATTAAAACCAGCTCGGTATCGCTCAGCGGGCGGACGCAGAACATTTCCGCGTGTGGGGTTCTCTTCGATACGGACACCGACATGTCGGTGGGTGCCAATATCGAATTCACGATTTCCATCCCCGCAGATGTCATCGGGACCCCCTCTAATGTGCAAGTCAGCGGCGCCGGGCGCGTAGTGCGTTGTGCCGCAGAAGACGGCCGGAGGGCAGTTGCGGCGGTCATCGATGAGTATCGATTCGAACGGGGATAG